From the genome of Candidatus Roizmanbacteria bacterium, one region includes:
- a CDS encoding type IV secretion system DNA-binding domain-containing protein, translating to MSKSLSFFHIKNPKDDETPIESATQIFASLLASPYVPLWKRAIVHPKVYSAEIYLLNQSIYFYLTAPTKSDTFVQSLITSSFPQSILQKTTDPMNGIIKSKHIAVAEMKLNSFFYLPIKTYQDFKDVDPLSALVGFLSKQDPDVHIGIQILCMPTTFNWQHKSVEAAKVLSYDASADKYGQNPQKLLMMRKASFQGGKVAIRLIAGSDKHADPMNYLRNLGGTFGSFSLGEGNQFVFKRPLVFKKRLFKHTKNRSFFMNEHKYQVLNAQELATLWHPPGLLLAGIRNITWGKTLSGEPPENLPVVDQNNEEDKKDLNFFARAEFKNKEAIFGIKTRDRRKHMYIIGKTGSGKSTLITNMAIDDIRKGRGVGIVDPHGDLSMTILDYIPKRRLNDVVYLEPFDVDNAFSLNVLEVKHKQHKDLVASGIVSIFFKLYGDSWGPRLEYILRNVILTLLEVPNATLVDVLKLLADEEYRLKVVKDYITDPVLKNFWDKEFAKMPDKLRSEAISPIQNKVGQFVASKMIRNIIGSPKSTIDLEKIMDEGKILILNLSQGKLGEDNAALLGAMLITRIQLAAMSRSFQKEDDRKDFFLYVDEFQNFATASFIKILSEARKYRLALTLANQYIDQLELPVQKAIFGNVGTIISFVVGAKDAYILTREFAELYTENDLVSLGKYEVVTKLSIDDMTSAPFPAKTLPLPAVSNDNRDKIIKHSKEKYTKKTS from the coding sequence ATGTCAAAGTCACTTTCATTCTTTCATATCAAAAATCCGAAGGACGACGAAACGCCTATAGAAAGCGCTACCCAGATCTTTGCCTCTCTTCTGGCCTCACCATATGTCCCTCTGTGGAAACGTGCCATAGTTCATCCAAAGGTATATTCTGCCGAAATCTATCTACTTAATCAGTCCATTTACTTCTATTTAACAGCTCCAACGAAGAGCGACACCTTTGTTCAAAGCCTTATAACATCATCTTTTCCTCAGTCCATACTTCAAAAGACGACGGACCCGATGAACGGAATCATAAAATCAAAGCATATTGCGGTCGCAGAAATGAAGCTGAACTCATTTTTCTATCTACCCATCAAAACCTACCAAGACTTTAAGGACGTTGATCCCCTCTCTGCTCTTGTTGGATTTTTATCCAAGCAAGACCCCGATGTTCATATTGGTATACAGATACTTTGCATGCCAACCACCTTCAACTGGCAACACAAATCGGTCGAGGCCGCAAAGGTACTCTCTTATGATGCGTCAGCTGATAAATACGGACAAAATCCACAGAAATTACTCATGATGAGAAAGGCCTCATTCCAGGGTGGGAAAGTCGCAATTCGACTTATCGCAGGATCCGATAAACATGCCGACCCAATGAACTATCTTCGTAATCTTGGTGGAACCTTTGGTAGCTTCTCACTTGGTGAAGGTAATCAGTTCGTCTTCAAAAGACCACTTGTCTTTAAAAAAAGACTGTTTAAACACACTAAAAATCGTAGCTTCTTCATGAACGAACACAAATATCAGGTTCTGAATGCTCAGGAATTAGCCACACTCTGGCATCCACCCGGACTCCTACTTGCTGGAATTCGTAACATTACTTGGGGAAAAACTTTATCAGGCGAACCACCTGAGAATCTTCCGGTTGTTGACCAAAATAACGAAGAAGATAAAAAAGATCTTAACTTCTTTGCTCGAGCAGAGTTTAAGAATAAAGAGGCGATCTTTGGAATCAAAACTCGAGATCGTCGCAAGCATATGTACATAATCGGTAAAACGGGTTCAGGTAAGTCGACTCTGATCACGAACATGGCAATCGATGATATTCGTAAAGGACGAGGCGTTGGTATCGTGGATCCTCACGGCGATCTCTCAATGACTATTCTCGACTACATTCCAAAGCGTCGACTCAACGACGTTGTATACCTAGAACCATTCGATGTAGATAACGCATTTTCACTTAACGTACTCGAGGTCAAACATAAACAGCACAAAGACTTAGTAGCCTCTGGAATTGTCAGTATTTTCTTCAAGCTCTACGGTGACAGTTGGGGGCCTCGACTTGAATATATTCTCAGAAATGTCATTTTGACACTTCTTGAAGTTCCGAATGCGACGCTTGTAGACGTTCTAAAATTGCTTGCCGATGAGGAGTACCGACTAAAAGTGGTAAAAGATTACATTACCGACCCTGTTCTTAAGAATTTTTGGGATAAAGAGTTTGCAAAGATGCCTGACAAACTTCGATCAGAAGCTATTTCGCCGATTCAGAACAAGGTAGGACAGTTTGTTGCTTCGAAAATGATCCGTAACATCATTGGAAGCCCAAAATCAACCATCGATCTTGAAAAAATCATGGATGAAGGCAAAATTCTTATCCTTAATCTCTCACAAGGTAAGCTCGGAGAGGACAATGCTGCTCTACTCGGCGCCATGCTTATTACGCGCATTCAGCTTGCAGCAATGAGTCGATCCTTTCAAAAAGAAGATGATAGAAAGGATTTCTTCCTATACGTAGATGAGTTTCAGAACTTTGCGACCGCTTCGTTTATAAAGATCCTGTCTGAGGCGCGTAAGTATAGGCTCGCGCTCACTCTCGCCAATCAATATATAGATCAGCTTGAACTGCCGGTTCAAAAAGCAATTTTTGGTAATGTAGGCACCATAATCTCGTTTGTGGTAGGCGCGAAAGATGCCTACATTCTCACCAGAGAGTTTGCCGAACTTTATACTGAGAATGACCTTGTATCTCTTGGTAAATATGAGGTTGTAACCAAACTCTCAATTGACGACATGACAAGTGCGCCATTCCCAGCCAAAACACTCCCCCTCCCTGCAGTTAGCAATGACAATCGAGATAAAATCATCAAACACTCCAAGGAAAAATACACAAAAAAAACCTCCTAG
- a CDS encoding helix-turn-helix transcriptional regulator has product MKGRVLYRKLGEKIYTARRKRNITQEELSVITDVDRTYISQIEHGLRNPSFIVLAKLARELKINVNELIPKKIGTT; this is encoded by the coding sequence ATGAAAGGTCGCGTTCTATATCGCAAATTGGGAGAAAAAATCTATACAGCACGACGAAAACGCAATATTACTCAAGAGGAGCTCTCGGTGATTACGGACGTTGACAGAACGTACATCTCGCAGATCGAGCACGGACTTCGAAATCCTTCATTTATAGTACTCGCAAAACTCGCCAGAGAACTTAAAATAAACGTGAATGAACTCATACCAAAAAAGATTGGCACAACTTAA